Proteins from a single region of Nerophis ophidion isolate RoL-2023_Sa linkage group LG10, RoL_Noph_v1.0, whole genome shotgun sequence:
- the LOC133560184 gene encoding macrosialin-like has protein sequence MKSSLLLLLCCAFSALTVAQVDKAPATLTPAKKFVTDQTSVSPVPSTKATTPVPSTKATTPVPSTKATTPVPSTKATTPVPSTKATTPVPSTKATTPVPSTKATTPVPSTNATTKAAPSTNATTPMPFTNTTTTPTSPPSPPEPTPPAKLNVGIYSLKKGKVVCLMAQMALQIRLMTPKANGTFVIQPNKTKAVGECQENMANLTLVFQEGFITFMFNKSLAENKVYVDALSFVLSYPFSTANGHYSASNQSMRSFAAKIGHSYSCKSDSLYMGNGLSLDVKQNRMQAFNLTKSNDFGITDLCAADQPDYRVAIGVGVTLLVLILVVVVVYLLGRKRRTDGYQSL, from the exons ATGAAATCGTCTCTTCTGCTTCTACTGTGCTGTGCTTTTTCAG CACTGACGGTGGCTCAAGTGGACAAGGCTCCTGCAACTTTGACCCCTGCCAAAAAGTTTGTGACTGACCAAACAAGTGTTTCACCTGTTCCCTCCACCAAGGCTACAACGCCTGTTCCCTCCACCAAGGCTACAACGCCTGTTCCCTCCACCAAGGCCACAACGCCTGTTCCCTCCACCAAGGCTACAACGCCTGTTCCCTCCACCAAGGCCACAACGCCTGTTCCCTCCACCAAGGCTACAACGCCTGTTCCCTCCACCAAGGCTACAACGCCTGTGCCTTCCACTAACGCTACAACCAAAGCTGCACCCTCCACCAACGCTACAACGCCTATGCCTTTCACCAACACAACCACAACACCGACGTCGCCTCCTTCTCCTCCTGAACCCACGCCGCCCGCCAAATTGAACGTTGGGATCTACAGCCTGAAGAAGGGCAAGGTGGTCTGCCTGATGGCTCAAATGGCACTGCAGATCCGCCTGATGACACCAAAG GCCAATGGGACCTTTGTGATTCAGCCTAATAAGACCAAAGCAGTCGGGGAGTGTCAGGAGAACATGGCTAACCTCACACTGGTCTTCCAGGAGGGTTTTATCACCTTTATGTTCAACAAG AGCTTGGCTGAAAACAAGGTCTATGTGGATGCTCTGTCTTTTGTCCTGTCCTACCCTTTCAGTACAG CCAACGGACATTACTCCGCCAGCAACCAGTCGATGAGAAGCTTTGCCGCAAAAATCGGCCACTCGTATTCCTGCAAGAGCGATTCGCTCTACATGGGGAATGGACTGTCTTTGGATGTCAAGCAAAACAGGATGCAGGCCTTCAATCTGACCAAGAGCAATGACTTTGGCATCA ctgatcTGTGTGCAGCCGACCAGCCAGATTATCGGGTGGCCATTGGAGTAGGGGTCACGCTGCTGGTGCTTATTTTGGTGGTAGTGGTGGTCTACCTGTTGGGCCGCAAGAGGAGGACCGATGGCTACCAGTCTCTGTGA
- the LOC133560186 gene encoding menin-like — MMGLHTSQKKHFPLRGIDGVVQLFDAELRKSEPDLALLSLVLGFVEHFLAVNRVVPVNVPGVRFEPLEPDCPNSCFPTVELGMLSALYERFTAQIRGAVDLSQYRRTSAGSSRELVKKVSDVIWNSLSRSYFKDRAHIQSLFSLITGTKLDSSGVAFAVVAACQVLGLKDVVRVGRRCGCGRGWGGGRG, encoded by the exons ATGATGGGGTTGCACACGTCCCAGAAGAAGCACTTTCCCCTGCGGGGGATAGACGGCGTTGTTCAGCTCTTCGACGCCGAACTCCGCAAGTCCGAGCCGGACTTAGCCCTCCTCTCGCTGGTCCTGGGCTTCGTCGAGCACTTCCTGGCCGTCAACCGTGTGGTGCCTGTCAACGTGCCCGGCGTGCGCTTTGAGCCACTGGAGCCAGACTGTCCTAACTCGTGCTTCCCTACTGTAGAGCTGGGTATGCTCTCGGCGCTGTATGAGCGCTTCACAGCGCAGATTCGCGGGGCAGTGGACCTGTCGCAGTACAGGAGGACATCGGCCGGCTCGAGTCGCGAGTTGGTGAAGAAAGTTTCTGACGTGATTTGGAACAGTCTGAGTCGCTCATACTTTAAAGATCGAGCTCATATCCAGTCTCTCTTTAGCCTCATCACTG GGACCAAGCTGGATAGCTCAGGGGTGGCCTTTGCTGTGGTGGCAGCTTGCCAAGTTCTGGGTCTGAAGGACGTGGTCAGGGTAGGGAGGAGGTGTGGttgtgggcgtggttggggcggggggcgtggttaa